The genomic stretch gcctccctgtgtcatgatttcttggcggtagggtatgtcttaaaaccacttacagttgttaaaattcgaaatcgattttttcaatagttttgctgtttaaattaggaaaattccgtagaaaatgtatttattttgacatttcttaacaaaagaaaaaataaaatacataccctaaaacacacacacattacaCAACAACATTGAAGAGGTAATATCTTCGGTACCagcagcacagactaacagacgtaacactggagcctagctccatcgctacaaaaaaaacgatcattttaaattttcaatctaATAATACTCATCGTGCGACAACACCGCATGGAGCGCTAACATGTAATCTCATACATAGTTTGTAGTTCACagtttgacacatgcacgtacgctagcgctaATGTCGAAATATACAACGcaacgcgaacacgacagcagatggtgctagtgttactatcgtaaagtactggtaacgtccgaacgatgattttattgaaaatttgttcaaaagtgTTATATCTTTCAGTCTGTGCCAGCAGCACTAGCTGCagcgggtaccagtagcagtagtgATGATAACAGCGTCAgtggtaggtgcagcggcaACTTTCCTCggtaaaaaataacagaagggttgtgtgccACGATCGCAGATTGATGTAAAACCACGGAAAACAGacatacatttttccatataaaatcgtatggaaacttcagAAATCTGGCGCAGAAATacagttccaccgatcgatggGGAAGgttacacggttgttataggacccataaggaacacgaaaagtgcatgggagcgaaaaaattacaccatcgcttttttcccatataaccgtgtcccagtctcattcgttgttttgctttcgtcttgattagacgcaaattgtttatctccgtttgattcgcaaaataacaatacacgagttaacgtacgggtgttttttttttcgattagttcttgtgtgcgataacaatagcctgcaatatatcggcagatacatcttctgcacactggtaggggcaggctaccccgccagtgatctgatacgcagctgatatatcagcaagaataattctcccgcaccgctgttaccccgctagcagcacggaccatcatacgatcgagcgagtggaagtcaactacaagtggcatctacaaggtcgagtgtaagatacggccactgtgtcacaacacgaagctggatcgtcattgtttgttctgcggagacactcgattaatccaactatcagccgtgaggtcgtgacttagacgttcggtgaagtattcacttcagaatttttatcattattattaatattattattattattgttattattataattattattattattattgttattattattattattgttataattattattattattattactattattactggttgagcgggggcctagtgtggttggtaacgtctccgccaaccacgctcgacgcctgggttcgaatcccaccgccgacataggtgtcgatggttgtgaggtggtgtgatccactcacaaccaacccaactggtctagattcaatcctagccgacaccgggagattttctgaggcgaaaaatctctgggatcacgccttccatcgcatgaggaagtaaagccgttggcgccggtccgttattaaaacgggtcgtgagttagggtcctgggtgtggagtcgtctccctgggcgtcggtgattggccacaacagtggcggaactagaccgacggtaaataagcgagagtaaaaaaaaataaaaaatactattgttattagtattagtattactttctttttttttattttgatccattgtagtttgaaaaaatgtttttaaaatttaatatcaactacttgatccccccacccccccacattcggatatttatcgtttgtgtgcggtagagcgtaacgctctcgcaaaatggacgacatgcaggtgcaactatttctggatgtggaaacaaatggggaagagattgagatctcccccatcaattcccctttaccttccccgctacctagccccgtaccaagggtaccggcaacacgggtgaaagcttacccagatgcttcgaaaggtccgttcgtagtttactttaggcccataaagaagcctcttaacattatacaaataggcaagaacctggcaaaacagttttcggccgtaaccgagattacgaaggtgaggccgaacaaactgcgagttgtcgtgagtagcttgaagcaagcaaacgaaattgctagttacgagctctttacaagggagtaccgcgtgtacatccctgccaaggacgtggagatcgacggtgtggttaccgaaggaagcctcacggtcgatgacattttgcgtcacggggttggctgcttcaaaaaccccctgattcaagatgtaaagatactggatgtcaagcaattacattcagtatccatcgaagaagggaagaagaaattcctcccttcggattccttccgtgtaacattcgccggatccgcactgccgaactacatctctttggacggggttcgtctgcctgtacgcctgtttgtaccgcgggtcatgcattgccaaaactgcaagcagtgaggtcatacagccacctactgctgcaacaaggcacgctgcagcaagtgcggaggcaatcatgctgagaccgcttgcagtgaggatactgaaaagtgtctttactgcgagggaactcggcatgacctttcggcgtgtcccgcgtacaaacagcgcgaggaaaaaattaagcgttcccttaaggaacgatcaaagcgctcttttgcagaaatgcttaagagggctgagccaccctcgacaggaaacatcttttcctttttgccaaccgatgagggtacatctgacgatcccgtcgaagggtgttcttatgccttgccagagggatctaggaagaggagaatgctcaactctcctaatctttctcgcaaaggtcgtaagataacccctagcggaatgaccaataagataacacagaaaggaagcggtgaagaaaaaccgaagcaagtaccccccggttttaatttcaaatcaaaccaggagtacccaccgcttcctggggcaccaaaaacccctcgtgcacccatttctcgatcagaagacataaaagaaacagggttcataaaattctctgatattgtggactggatatttaaaacattaaacataccagatccccttcataacattcttcttgcccttctccttACAGTGgaaacctatttgaagcaactcacagcaacttggcccctcatttcagctatcgtatctttcgatgactaatacgtcgaaagaggttaggaattttgtcactgtgttacagtggaactgcagaagtatcatccccaaattcgatttattttcacatttgataaacacatacaattgtgatgcgttcgcgctctgtgaaacttttctcaattgaaatgaccaacttaatttccacgatttcaacatcattcgtcgagatcgagactcacacggtggaggggtacttttagggatcaaaaagtgctattcttttttcagaatcgacctcccctcgatctcgaatattgaagttgttgcccttcaaacgaatatgaaagaAAAAGACCTtcgccttgtttcgttatatattcccccatccgcgcggattgaacagaagcaactccttgatatagcagaattgcttcccgcaccttttttgattttgggagattttaactctcactgttcgctatgggggtcgctgtacgacgacaaccgatcttctttaatctgtaacttgatcgacgacttcaatatgatagttttgaatactggggaagtgacacgcgtacctaatcctctAGCACGTGGAAGTGTGCTTGActtatccctctgctcgacatcactagcgttagattgccagtggaaagtaatcaacgatccccacggtagtgatcatcttccaatcgttatatcaattgctaatggttcaactcccccgtacccaatcaatatttcctacgaccttacacgtaatattgattggaagtgttatgagtctattatagcgcaatctatcgagactcacgaggaacttcctccggaggaagaatacgcgttcttagctggcttgataatcgacgccgcgactcaagctcagacgaaaccgatacccggggtaacgattagacagcgccctcccaacaaatggtgggacaaagagtgctctgagctgtacgtgcgaaggtccgcggcgtataagaactaccgggagtacggcactgtcaacctgcttcgaaagtacgaggcactgggcaggcagataaagagcttagtaaaagcgaaaaaacgcgggtactggcggcagttcgtaaacgcgttgtcgagggaaacagcgatgagcactctttgggataccgccaggcgcatgcggaaccgtgacgtttcgaatgaaagcgaggagtattcagatcgctggatactcgattttgccaaaaaggtctgtccggactctgtaccggaacagaaaacctttcgcgacgcgttattagtaactacggaagagcctccattttcgatgttggaattttcaatggctctcctgtcgtgcaacaataaggctccagggttagatagaataaaattcaacctgttgaagaatctacccgactctgcaaaaagacgcttgttgaattagttcaacaagtttcttgagctaaatattgttccgcatgactggagtaaaagtcattgctattcggaaacccgggaaacctgtctctgatcacaattcatataggccgattgcgatgctctcttgcctccggaaattaatggagaaaatgatcctcttacggttagacaaatgggtcgaaacaaacgggttactttcagatactcaatttggctttcgccggggtaaaggaacgaacgattgcctagcgttgctttctactgaaattcaactagcctttgctcgaaaagagcaaatggcttctgcgttcatggatattaagggggcttttgactctgtctctgtagaagttttaagcgcgaaacttcattcgcagggactttcaccaaatttgaataactttttgctcaatttgttgtcagaaaagcatatgtatttctcacatggcgattcgacaacttcccgaattagttacatgggtcttccccagggttcatgtttaagtcctctcttatataatttttacgtcaatgacatcgattgcaattgtcttgcaaattcatgcacgctaaggcaacttgcagacgatagcgttgtatccattactggtagcgaggctagcgatctgcaaggaccattgcaagataccttagacaatttgtctgaatgggctcttaagctgggtatcgaattctctccggagaaaactgagctggtcgttttttctaggaagcataatccagctcagctgcagctcctactaacaggtaaaacgatctctcaggttttagtcgctaaatatcacggggtctggttcgactctaaatgcacctgggcttgtcatattaggtatctgccacaaaaatgccaaaagaggattaattttcttcgtacgattaccggaacctggtggggagcccacccaggagaccttctaaggctttaccaaacaacgatattgtctgtaattgagtacgagtgtttctgcttccgctccgcagcaaacacacatttgatcaaactggaacgaatacagtatcgttgtttgcgtattgccttaggttgcatgcagtcgacccatacgatgagtcttgaagtgctagcgggtattcttccgttgaaacatcgtttttggaatctctcttaccggttgctaattcgatgcacagttatgaacccattagtaattgaaaatttcgagaggttggtcgaccttcaatctcaatccagatttatgactttatattttgactatatggctgaagatattaatccttcttcatacgattcctacaatgtcgcacttttagatacttctaataatgctatattcttcgacaccaccatgaaacaagacatttctggtatcccggatcaattgcgaccccaagagatccctaaatttttttcccataagtttaaacatgttagttatgataaaaggttttacactgacggatctaatctagatgagtccactggcttcggtgttttccacgaaaattttaccgcctcctacaaactcgatgctcctgcttccgtgtacgtcgcagaacttgctgccattcagtactctcttgggatcatcgaaaccctgcccatagaccactacttcatcttcacagacagtctcagtgccattgaggctctgcgatcgatgaagactgtgaagcacaccccgtatttcctggggaaaatacggcggtttttaagtgctttaacagataaaaattaccgggtcaccttagcgtgggtcccttctcattgttccattccgggcaatgaaaaggctgacgctttagctaaggtgggtgctattgatggcgatatttatgtaagaccaattgcttatgatgaattttatagcattttgcgtcagagaatactcaacagttggcaattatcatgaaactcagatgaactgggacggtggctacattacatttttcctaaggtatcgatgaaagcatggttcaaggggttggatgtaggtcgggacttcattcgcgtgatgtccagacttatgtccaatcactatacgttaaacacgcatctctttcgtatagggcttgtagacagtaatcactgcgtttgtggcgatggctaccatgacatcgagcatgttgtttggtcgtgtaccgaatactgtggtgttaggtctgagcttatagattcccttcgggcccgaggaaaacaaccgaacgtacccgtcagagacattctgggaagcggtgatctccagtacatgacacaagtATACGGGTTTATtcaaaatgctggcattaaaatttgatttcttttatctatttgctagaatacaatttctgtcacaaactgaaagagaatgatacacccggctggagacactaaaacgaagactcggcatctctatgtttacgcagacacctcagaccaaaactgctcaaatagaacatcactggttagccacgtacaaatgaatacattctgtaatataaaatagttaaaaacaaaattgtaacacccctcctctcaccttaaatccccactagctcgtagtcggccgcgagaataaaaaaaaggcctccctctttttactgctaatttagaattaaaaaaaaatgtacttggctcagttaatcataaattgtatcgtgccgtgtcaaataaaaaaaaaaaagtgtcccAGTCTAACATCCATGTTTATaggtaaaaattgaaaatcgtatgtaaaaatttaaatcaaaatacgttaaaaCACTAACAACAtttgtcttgtggtgccccagttgcactacTCGAATATTGCCGTATCaattatttcatcaatattAGTGCTTGGTTTGTCAGTGACGTGAGCGCCACATCCGGGAAGCTTTACCACTTACGGTTAAATGACGgtttcaagtttttacacatcctctgaaaataagatgaacgtctgttctctgtgataAAACTACATTATTTGCATTGTTGCATTTGGCAGTGACCAACAGCAATAACTTTCACCCAACACTGATAAATTAGCTCTGGAAGTAATGTGGTAACACTGAAAAGGTTTATCGATTTATAGTCATTTAAAAATTCAAGATGTTGACTTACGGTCCCTGGAAAATAGCCGAAGAATGTCAAATACTGCTAAATATGTGTATTTTTGGATCCAGGAAATCGACCCTAGTTGCCACTTTGAATCTTTTTAGGGCCACCGCATTATTTTGAGAGAGTTATGTTATTAGTGTCGGATAAAAATTATGAACATTGATGATGATATAAGAAAGCCCATACTTTCCCAAGAATTATTGGGGaacccgcataatcaaaaacTATTGCTGAAGCGGTAAGGATTTCAACTGTACTTAATGAAGTATGGTAACTGTTCGTGATAATGTCTTTCATCAGTTATCACTGTACTAAACTGAATAACTTGAACTATTTATATTTAGTATCCCCAAATAGGATAGTGAGCACTGTTTGTCCACCACACCTTCAACGGTTGAAGCTCTATCGAAAAACGAAGAGATATCTTCCAGTAAACGCTGTAGTCGCACGTGTATGTCAAACTATAATGAAAAGTAATCAAATTGGTCACAAATCTTTCGGCTTTAGTATTTATACAATTCTTTTTTCTATCCAGTATCTTCAAGCAAAACGATGTTGAAGTCCACATTGCACGACGACGAATGCAAAACAGCGCCCCTCGCAGCCTGGAAGAATGCAAATATGACCAGTCACAAATAGAAATGTGCAAGATGGCAatgattttgcaaaaaaaaagaaatcgccACTAACAATCTttatattcaaaacaatatcacgactattccacgaacgattatcagaatataaatcaatataaatataccaTTCATGAAATGATACCTGAACAACTGGAAACTACTGCAAAATAACATACTTATACTAATTGAAGAATAGTTCTAgtacaaaattttggattattagtttaccatatcgtgtataatatcgaaaaaaatatgttcgggaAAATCGCTGTTTTTGAATGGTAACCATACCTAACGCCTAGTTTACCAAATGGTTTTTTCTCAGTTTACTATAAACTAGATGGTCAAAACTGAAGCTGATATGGTATGTAAATGGTTGTGTGACTGTTTTATAAATGGTTAAGATACTATACGGGAAACAAttcgtgtatggtatttgtttatGCGGGAAGGAGAAATTTGCTTCGAACTTATCGCTCTagttgaccaagcgtcaaatatttgtcactttttgacagtaaaaatttggtcaaagataattgtctgtcactctccaattttacatgtggcaaacaacaatcatgatgtcaaataaatttgaccattatgtcagaaggtcaaaattTTGACCATTGCTCAAATAGTGTAACACTGACTTTACGGTCACTCTCGAATTGACAATGCATGTATTGTATTGTAACAAACAGCTgaatgtagtcctacgtcaactttgAGGTCGTGGCTATGCACACAACTcttgtgatttttatttttggtgttTCGAAAAAACCCCAAAAAGCAGCAAGAAATTGGAACAAtcttttttcgtgaaaattccAAGATCTGTATAAACGCTGAAATTTATCATAAGCAAAACTTCACTTATAAAAAGTCATGGATTTCTGCCAAacactttcaaaaaaaaataagaagataTTAACATTTGACCctgtagaaaaataaaatatttccaCTTGCAAATCAAGGTACGAAAcaggaacaaaaaataaaccgttagaaaaaataagaaaatgtcTCCCGAGTCGTTCATATtcaaaacccaaaaaaaaatatggagaAGGATGGTTACAGCACATTCAAGTTTCTTTTGAATGTAAGTGATTTCGGAAGTAATACAATAGCCTCTGGGATAATAATCTTACGCTATATTTTAATGTGATAGGCGATCATTTACACTAAGGGTTTTATCTCAATCTAATTCAGTTCTCTGAGATAGTCGAAGAAAAACGAGAAATGTGAGGAAACGAAATTGCTTTTCAATTAAACTTGAATCAATCATTGTTTCCTAATGCATctcataatttttcttttcaacaTGAATCATTTCTCGCACTGGAGACGGGttgaaaaaattctttttgaaagaataatgaTTGCATCTTAAATTCGACAACTTTTAGTGATTTGCCTAGTTTGTGTTGTTGATGACAGCGTAGAAGcattattttacaactgatAAACTATAAGGAAAAAACAAACCAAGCTAGAGGCAATAAATTAAAGCTGGCACTGCACGGCATCAACAGGTGAACATTAGTAAAATCGTGTAGAAAAGGAGGTTAGTCACAACTTCTACGTGAAATGGAATTTAAACTGGAACGGAGACCCGTGCTGGAAGTGATGGAATGGGTTACCGCCTCCAAAGCCTCGATTGGCTTCCGGATCTAACGGATCTTCGCCGGCATCAAACTGCCGCCTTTTTTCCGGGTCGGTAAGAACTTCTTTCGCCGCAGCAATATCTATAAACTTTTTCTCTGCTACCTTTTTCTCATCCCCCTGGAAGTTATCGGGGTGCCACTTTTGAGCGGCTTTCCGGTAAGCTTTAACTACCTCTTGTTTGGTGGCAGATCGCTTTACCCCTAGGATTTTGTAATAATCACGCCGTTCCGCTTGTTTTTGCAACCGTTGGGCGCGTTCGATACCTTCTTTGGCTCGTTGGAGACTGTCGTTGATATCTAGTGCTTCGCGATACTGCTGTACAGCATCGTCGTACATTTCAGCACCGAGGAGCGCTTCGGCCAGATCGCACATCACCTCTGGATCTTGATATATGTCTAGAGCCTCCCGGCAGCGACCCACGGCAGATGTGAACTGTTCGTCTTTCAACATGCAGGAGCAGAGCAGCTGCTTTCCGTTATACCTGATCATGGGCACATCGGGTTCTAACTTCACAAGTTTTTCCGCGTATTCAGCACAATCCGTGTACCGTTGTTCTTCTAACGCTGACTGTGCATCGGAGTAGATcttatcaatttttttagtttttttataaaatgggAAGCAGTCTTTGTGTTCAGGATCTAGCTTCAAACACTCGCGGATTTCTTTCAAAGCCGCAGCCGAATCGCCCAGATCGTATAAAAGTTTTGATAGTTTATAGTATCCGTCAGTACTATCTAGCGACAATCGGTTTACTGACCGGTACTCGGTGACGGCTGCTAATCGGTCCCCGATGCGAATGTAGGCCTGGGCGCGCATCTCACGGATTTCCACCGACCAGGGACACATCTCTAGCAGCTGCGTCAGCAAAGCGATAGCCGTTGTCCAGTCTCCCCGCTGGGTAACATCCAGGCAAAGGGCCCACTGGTCACGGGCTGGATCGATTCGTGCATATTGGAAGTTCACCTCGTGGTTGTGGGGGTCCAAGCGGAGTACGTTCATGAAATCGATCTCGGCATTATCGAAATCACCCATCTTCAGATAGACCTGACCTCGCTGGGCTCGGGCTGCCAGAAAATCTGGCTTCAGTTCTAGCACACGGGAAAAATCGTTGATAGCGAACTTTGCCTTCCCCAGGGCTAGATAAACCGTGCCACGTTTGAAGTATGTTAGGTAGTTGTTCGGGTCGCCCTCTGTGGATGAGATAGGATATTGAGGAGCAAATGAGTACGTATTACATAACAGGCATTCTGTTTCAATGTTTAGATAAATCGAAAAACGGTAGTAGAAAACAGTTAATAAGTAAATATTTAGTACTGGAATGTTGTGCTCCGTGATTACCTAGTAATAGCGAATGATATAGGAACATTGGATACTAAGcaaaaacattttaattttaattttagaatacacgttttttttttcgattatatTACGtgtgagtttttatttttgtcattggACTTTTGTGGACCCCGTTTCGAAGAAAATATAACATAAAAGATTCTTTTTCGATCGaacgggttttttttttaaacaataacAAAATACTCTTCACTAATCACTAATTGAATAGTTGATAAGCCAAAAGTAGAGCgcgtgatttttgttttgtctataTAACATTTTGAAGAAAGATATTGATTTAAAGATTAAATTGAAAATCAGAAGTAACTAAAGTGAGGAAGACCCATCACACCGTCGAGCAATAAAGTATGTAGGTAATTTTCTAAACAGTGTGAAAGTATCTGTCGCACAAAATATCGCGTTTGGAACAAGGCAATGAAATCGTTGGACATTTACGTATTTAGATAGATTCAAAA from Wyeomyia smithii strain HCP4-BCI-WySm-NY-G18 chromosome 3, ASM2978416v1, whole genome shotgun sequence encodes the following:
- the LOC129731989 gene encoding dnaJ homolog subfamily C member 3, which encodes MLLNIYEMSQLSDSQRLSTVLLFLFIEMFIGRAQSAASQAEIERHLEMGRDFLARGQLSDALTHYHAAVEGDPNNYLTYFKRGTVYLALGKAKFAINDFSRVLELKPDFLAARAQRGQVYLKMGDFDNAEIDFMNVLRLDPHNHEVNFQYARIDPARDQWALCLDVTQRGDWTTAIALLTQLLEMCPWSVEIREMRAQAYIRIGDRLAAVTEYRSVNRLSLDSTDGYYKLSKLLYDLGDSAAALKEIRECLKLDPEHKDCFPFYKKTKKIDKIYSDAQSALEEQRYTDCAEYAEKLVKLEPDVPMIRYNGKQLLCSCMLKDEQFTSAVGRCREALDIYQDPEVMCDLAEALLGAEMYDDAVQQYREALDINDSLQRAKEGIERAQRLQKQAERRDYYKILGVKRSATKQEVVKAYRKAAQKWHPDNFQGDEKKVAEKKFIDIAAAKEVLTDPEKRRQFDAGEDPLDPEANRGFGGGNPFHHFQHGSPFQFKFHFT